Within the Salvia hispanica cultivar TCC Black 2014 chromosome 4, UniMelb_Shisp_WGS_1.0, whole genome shotgun sequence genome, the region TAACCTTGAAACAACAGAAACCCCAGATGAAAAACAATAGTGCCTAACAAAAAAAGATAGATTAGAGATGGCAAGCTAATCAAGAAGAATACAAAAGAGAAGAGTTTTAGGTAAAACTTCATAGTCTTATTAAGCAAAATGACTGTGGCATAAAGCATAATCCATAAAcaccaaaataatattcccaAAGAAGTGCAAGCCATCTGAATCGGCCACTGCATTATTATCACTTTAGCAATATAGTAAACCTAATCTAGGCATGGCATGTTGAGTTCCAGAGGTGTTAGGGTACTCCCAAAACATCATAATTATATGTTTGagacataaaaagaaatagataaataaatttgccTGCTATTTCTTGAAAGGAAGACCAAACCTACTTTTCAGATCTTAGCAAGTTTACATAGCTTTTGACCAGACCAAATACAAAACTCTTTGTGAACATGTTAAAGTTCCATGACCATTTTATGCCTACAAATTTATGAGCTTACTTCGGAATAGATCTACAGCCTACAAGACCCAATGTAACTACTTAGAGTAAGGAGGCTTACAACATCACTCAAAAAGTTTAGTCACTCTTAAGATGGATAGCTGGACATAGTCGATCCTTATACATAATCCATTGCCCAGAGATGTCAAATAGATGCTTACACTTATGTTAAGGAGTAAGTTttgtaatgcaaaaaaattcCAAACCCACACCAGATTCTATGACAGCAGTGGAGCAAAGCCAGAATCTGTTTGAGAATACTTGTTCATCATCTCCAAAACGCAGCAATAAAAGTAACACAAATAcagaaatcaaacaaaaaaaccaAATATATATTCCTCCTAATAATCCTTTCCATATCCAAATGCAGTAACTAACAGTTTCTACTCTGCCACTCTTGGATGAACTACAAGTAGTAATACCTTAAATCTCCACAGCAGAAGAGGAGAAGGCACAATCGCCACACTGCTTAATGCTGTTGACCCACCTTTCATTTCATTTGACTCTTTAGAAAGTAAAAATTCTTCGTCAGAGCTGTTTCCCAGCTCACTTGAGTCTACGAGATAATATCAAAATGATCATAAACATGCTTAAGTATGCATAGCCATGCAGATAGAAAGGAAACTGTCAGAGATATACATATACTCTTACCAATATCAAACACAACAGGCCGGCTACCAGATTTGCGCAGGTGAGGACTCTTGTTAGGGATATACTCAAGACCTCCAAACATAGATGGAGGTGGTGAAAGGTACAAGCTTTAAACAATCAAGTGTGCACCCCAAGAGTACAGCTGCAGAAACAAAAACTGTCCAACAAATTTCAATAGCAGACGCAGACAACATTCTAGcaaatcataattaaacattttgtcaaaaatacgACCGGGAAATTCTAATTATGATGAAATTGATTAGCTCATAATAAGACACTGTTCAATGATTTATGTAACCTGAATCAATCAATGCTGAGCAACAGCAATTCGGAAAGAAACCACTGCATTTacgtaaattttaaaaattgagtcGAATAAAAGCAAGGCATTACCGCATAATCCAAGTGCAGTTTGAAGCCTCGGAATTTCTGCCGGAAACAGTAAAGGAGTGATTGAAGAAGGCGAGATCCGATCCACTTCATTGCGGAAATTTGGTTGTGTGAAGTTGAAGGAAAGTGCATTTGTTAGGGTGCCTTTCAAGGAAAATCCGGTGGATCGGttactttgattttgtattatgCATTTAGCCATTTATATTTACCCAGTTTGGAAATGCCAATGCTGCAAAATGCAAATTGATATGAATGATAATTCCCtactaaaatttaagttaaaattgaaaattgttaaTCTCTAATAGTAAAATCTAATTAATGGtggtagtaatatttatgtgTCATTTCCATGTTTTGCAATATTtgttctatatatttattttaattatgatacttcgaaatttattgttgtttttattgattctacaatttaattaacaaaaaaaaagttcgatttgttcattttaattataatttataataaattagtactttataaaattaattctgtcaataataatttaaaactagtGTTTAGGGTTCATTTTTAAAGTCGGTTTTTGAGGCTGTGGAATCAAAGCGAAAGGgaattctaattcaattccatgttctttcataaattaaataattgatatcaattttttttttctaattttcaaattctttaTTCTTAATTTAGTATGTTaaagaaatcaacaaaaatttgaTAGTAATTTCTAATTggtttgtttttaaaaaatatacctCTACCATAATCTTACATATCTgatatctctatattttttaaaatattgttaatgtATATTGCGAGTATATATGGTGTGAGTGTATATGCTTGTAGTGTTTGATGTTTATGTATTGTGTCATTGTGTGTGTGCAATCTGCAATGTGTGTGACTGaatagtgtgtgtgtgtgcatgcgTATGTGaatagtgtgtgtgtgcatgcaATGTGGGTGAGTAGTGTGTGTTTACGAGGTGCATAgttttataactaaaatttctgaatatttgttttactTATGAAATTCATATGCCAgtacttataaatttaaggatttgaaaatgaaatttagtttaaattttaaatatttttatgatataaaaCAGTGAAATATGAACGGAAaccttcaaattcaattatgCATCCCCAATTTCATTGGGCTCCAATTCTAAACAGACACGTTATTCTAAACTTGATTTTGTAATGGGATCAGAAGATATTTGGGCTTGGTGTCCTGTTTGGGCCCAAATGTAATTCTGAATAAgataaacttttaaaataatttaccttTCGACTTTTGGCTATAGCCTATATGTAATCTGAAATATGGTAAGTTACTTGGacaatattaattatgtttagACTATTCAGTCACTTTGCTAACAAAGCTTTCTTTGTAGTTACTTCTTATTTCAAAACCATTATTGTTTAGTATCAATGAGAACGAGGAGGAAAAGAGGAGATCGAGCAAGGACAAATTGTAAGACCGGAGAATGATGACATTGCCTattcataatatatattgaCTCATATATTAGGTGggaataatttaatgaattaattggGAAGGAAAAgcgagttttaaaaatataatttcacgAATCTTGACTTAAgtttcttttaaatttcaaaataacattatttgACGTCTTCAATAAAAGTGCAGATCGATGGGCGGTTATGAATGCGTCCAACCAACCATGAAAGAAAATTAGGACTTCTTAACTATTTGAGAAGTGTTAGCATCCTCTTCTAGGCATGTTAAAATGAGCTTTTAAGTGTCTAACATGTTCTCATCTAATGTACTAAACGGTCAAATAAaccataatttatatatattggtctTATCTATATTACCGAAACAATTAGAATTAGAAATTATGACTTTGTATTAGAAATATTGTATACTAAGGGCATCCGCATCGCGTCTCGATGCGGTCTCtatctcgtctcgacgagacgagacaaCATCGAGACGGCGATGCGGCATGCATCTCGTCCCGAAGAGACGAGCCATCTCGATGCGTGACGCGTCCCAAAGAGGCCGAcctcgagctggcgagacACGCGCGCGGCGCCACCGCGCGGCGTCGTAAtaatgacgtcataattcttcttttttttaatcaatttttcgaaaaaaaaaattgaaaaaaaaacgcTAATATGACCGTTCAATggtcatattttaaatttttttattttttttaatttttattttattctataaatactcttctcattctccattttacacacaaataCACATCtattattctctcatctctctttctttcctctccaatcacttttataaaatcattcctttatttttttcttctctcaaatttaatccattatggatccatttgagcaaatgcgtcgaataatgaaagaatcgctagaagaagatcgacgtaaggaggaggaagccgccgcgccTCCTCAAAGGCGACCCCGGACTTACATCCATCGTAAtcgggaggaagccgccgcaaggTTGGAACGTGATTACTTCAGTCGGAACCCGGTATGGGGAGATATCTACTTCCGTCGTCGTTTCCGTATATCACGCgcgctatttttgcatatcgcgaAACATTGGCGGGACGGGAAGAGTACTTCAGAGAAGGGTTCGACGCTGTTGGCCGTCCTAGCCACACGACGCTCCAGAAATGTACTGCAGCGATCCGTCAACTTGCTACTGGACAAACGGTGGATTCGATCGACGAATACCTGCACGTCGGAGAATCTACTGGGAAACTGTGACATCCTTAACCGGAAACATGCatcattttacatatttacacatttttattaattattatcacatatttatattattgcttgcacaataaatattatatgtgtgattatatatatatatatatatatatatatatatatatatatatatattaaaatactaaatagtTAAGCTAAATGCATGAGTAATAATGTGTgcatgtaaatatatatatgtgtacgTACTAATagtctaattaaatttatgtatgtaATTGTTCTAATATTCTTTTACTATGACTTTTGTTTACACTTATTGGTATAATTGATTATGGCAAAGATATAtgtaatattctattttttaacttCAAGTGCATGCAAGGTAGATAAGTGTAACCTTGTGAATTAGCTTTTTTATTGTGGAGTATATAAGTATTGTGGAGGGCACGTGTAGTTTCGGGAACTACTGCATGCTTTGTATCTAGGTGGATTAGTGAAACCATATACAATTGGATTAATTAGCCGACATTAGTATgcttacatatatatataaacttaCACATATAATagagtagagaaaaaaataaaaataaaaataaaaataaaaataaaaaagaaaaagaaaaaggggtgtaaattaaagaaaagggACGAACGAggaaaacataaaattcatgattaGAGAAGAGTAGATTCATGATATGACCGTGGGCGtgctcgcaaggatgtggagagagcgttcggggttctccaagctcgattcaacattatcaaagccccgactcgacagtggtttatggagaatatggtcgacatcatgtatacgtgcataatcttgcacaacatgattgtcgccgacgaaggacctgaggcgggaaattggttcgaccctgaaaccccgggaagctcaaccgcaagtagtccgcctcgaaggggagtgcatccgtctttgcaagagcggttgtctattcgggcaaagacacgtgattctaccgcccacacccaactccaggaggatctaatggagcacatttgggcaaaatttggcaaccgttagatgatcgtcactagagaattcattcttctgcttctttgcctccattttttttatttgaatttaagtgtgcaatttttgtaatttctagttttttaaattatgtcttttttatttttttaggtatttaaattgtaattttattttatttaatgaagtgtgtttttattaattaaatttgttggaaataaaaataaaaaatgaaattgaatgaatagttaaggaatgagatggttaagagatagTTAaaagatggagggatgcaggtgttgtctcttagttaagagaagAGGTGAAAAGTATAATGGGGCCCataaatagtgaagagatgagacgatTAAAAGACAGATGAGAGACACGGATGCGGATGGCCTAATCGGATGTTGTTTGCACCTAGTCTTTTGTTAGGGTGCTAGTAAGTGAACTTCAATCTTAGGctacaaattataattaaccTATTTTTGTCAATTATAAATCACTCCAAAAGCACAACATATTTTCAACCTAGGCAATAATGGCCTCTATAcattattactagtactactacctAGCTACatcattttaatacattttcataaatatttaaatggtGGAACTAAAATAATGTGACATATGTGGCTTATCTAAGTTAATAGTGATGCGGCATTTAAATACACGTGAGTGTGTTGTCACATTTGCTACACAATTATTgtgtaataatgtagcatCATTTTAGTTGATtgtgtaaaaattaaaatgatgtCGTGTATGTTGAAACTCATTGGTCATTGCTATGTTATCATCGTGAACTTTTGTAGTACAAAAAATGTACTATAACATTTCCCGgttatatactatataataaattaataaaagtttagacatgttatttttattttttattaataaataaattaaaattttaaagtttcaaCACGATGGACTCCAATCTGGAACCTTTGTACTTAAACATTAACTATTCACAGCTTAATTTAGTTAAACTATACTCCTTATAAAGTAAACATATCTAtccaatttataaaaatatttgatgtcATTCTTGATTCTATAGAGATGCCGATCATATATATTGTCATTCTTAGCCATTATTCAATTACTGTATTAATTCCATCCATATCCAATTTTCTTCATACCAATTTATTtcatgtcttttttttttctttcaagatTTGAATAGAACACAAATATGCACTTGATAGTAAAACATTATGTATAAAAAGTGTTAgactattttcatttcatttccaaaaaatgtgaataaaattttaaacatcTACAACTATCtttgtataaataaaactGACAATTTTAAACATGATATGAACAAAAACATTAGTAGATtgcacaaaatattttaacgAAGAAATTATCTTCAAACaataagatattaataatagtagtactattatatagagagagaggaaaaaagagGCAATGATCACGctttattctccttttctATACATAAggttaaaaatatgtatattatatttatactgTGGGACCCAAACAATTTGTCCCTTATAAATATCTTAAACTTTTGGGTCAATATAGTACGGACTTTAATTCCATTCTCTAAtttcactttaattaaattcagaACCtcataataattataataaagaaaacaggaaaccaaaaaagaaagttaCAGCTATGATTTAAAtcccaaattaattttgatatccTATATTCGTTACATTCATTGACTTGACATTGAAGCTGGAATTTGTTTGAGAATTTTTTAGtgttatcaaaatatttcaagGTACGAGAATATGGATGCAGGTGTCATTGAATCATTATAGTGAGTAAGCGTGTTAGTTGTGTTACGATGTTACATTAAGTAGATATCTAAGTAACATATATCAATGCGTAAATGAGTGTTGTGCATGATGCAAGCACGCAGATAATATATGGCTGACTGCATTTACGATCACCTATAACATCTCCTACCAAACACACAAATATAATAGtaagtaattatatttttatcacttGTGCGTGAAGTAGGAGACGTAGTAGATTATCCTCCTTAAGCTGATTTTCCATTTAAgcaatataaattattaatcttaAATCGTAAAAGTCAATTTGAATATGTAATCAATTTGCTTTATTGTAATTATATCCATATTTATCTCTAGTTCATTTCAAACAATTTTCTTTCGCTTTTACAATTATTATCGAAGAAGTGATTGATACTGATAATATGCAACGATGACTTTTCATTGAATTTCTACAAAATTTTCCATCGTCGTTGTTTAAATGCTCAACAGAATTCACTCCTTCAAGATTCCTAATCAACAACCAACCACATAATatacatgtttttttaaattaattgcaaATAATTTGATCAgaacttattaaaattagtgAAGGAGTGTTCAATAAGAATTCACTTTAATTccctttttagtttttacctTTCATTCATCTCAATAATTAAGATTGGTAGGCTCTGTAAAAGTACTTGTTTTGCTTGGCTTAAAACAATGTTGACGCTTTGCAGTGCTTGTTTATCTACCTGAGAATTTGTCAGAAACCCCATGAATGTGTGtatgctctctctctctctctctctctcatagtCATAGCATGGGTGAGAAGCTTGCTAATTAACCCACCTTTCTTTCTCTGCACACGAACAATTCGCCGCTGCAGTTTTCAGCTCAAAGCTCGAATCTTGGCTAATCTACCAATGCTATTATTCCCATCCAAATCTGTGAGTCTTTTCCACACCTGTTTCTTGAAATTCTTGTTGCTAGTAAGAAACACTTGCCTTTTCAATTATACAACCACTGCTTTGCACTTCGCCTCTTTTCTTGGTTGCGTGTTGAGCTTCGATTTTCCTCGAATTGGTTGAGGGCTGATCTGTTTTTTGTCCTGAAATcaacattttctttcttactttcgTTGTTTTTGCTATCAAGTTTCGAATTTGCAACAAGATCTGGTGGCtgtgtttaaaattttgggattTCAAGAATTCAATCCATAATTTCAGTAGTAATTCTGTGGTTCTTGAAGCTTTTGCATATCTAGGGCATGTGTGAAATGTTTTGAATTAAAAGTTGTTTATTGGTAAAATTCCAGCTAGAAACTGACAAAATCTGGTGTTTTGACAAAGATGACAGTGATTAGAATTTAGaggtataattttattactccatattttagtCAATTCTTTTATCAACTTGGCAATTTAGCTAGCTCTTCAGTTGTTGACTAAAATTTGGATATCTTTTGCTTTGCACATCTGCAGTATGGTTGCTTGtagttttattctttgttttgCCTAATAACTACTTTGACTATGATGAAAACTTTGAAAAGTTTCCTCGTTCCCATCTCATTACTCGATGAACGTGGATTCTTTCGTTTTTTCTTAAACCGTCTCTGAGTTGATGACAAGTTTTCAGATGAAGTGTGAGATACCCCCTTCAAGCAGTTTGGTGGCTATGTGTTATTGGCTACTTATTGTTTCGACTTGCGAATTAGTAGTATACTATAATAGAAATACCTTGACCAATTTTTCGCTAATTTGTTCAACTGATAGTCTATTAAAGTTAAATATCACACAAGTAGAAACTCGAAAAAATAAGTGCAGAAGGAAAGAGATGTGAAGAAGTTACATTGCTATAGCATATAAGCATGGTTTAAATAGTCAGCAAGTAAAAGCTAGTAGCTTCCCACTCATCATGTCACTTTTACTTAAAGAATCCCAACTGTTGTGTGAATCTCTGTAGTTTAAATACTTATTCAACAGCTCTGCTAATACTTTTATTGTTTCtttagtattatatttcaaataaaccAAGTGTTTTTGTTCCGGTTGAACTCATTCTATTTGCTCGACATGCgatattatatgtatttacAGTTTAAGTAAGTAAAATATGGTGGGATTTGTCAATTGAATGGAATAGTCTATATTGAAAATGCCGTCATCAGCTAAgcaacataatttaattaaatgtaggGATTTTGAGTGATTaatacatattttaagaatgtCATGTTATGGTAAACTGGGAATAGACTTACATAACAGCAgaatttgtttcaattttagaagTTACTTTAACATCCGGTTGTAATACTTTGTTGTGTAGTATGGTAGCAAACAAGCACAGTTTCTGATGCAGATCGTATTTTGCTTCTCTTTCAAGTTGCATCTTTGTTTATTGTGTACTTCTGTGACTTCTGTCCACCAGTTAActgtataaattattaaaagaaagTGTTAATGCAATTTGAAGTTAAATGCGGTCGTGTAATACCACTGTAAAAGCTGCATGTCCTTTTTGGTTTTCTGGGGTGAGAGAGAGGAGGGATGCTGATCCTATGTGGTGTTGTGAAACACAGTTGTGGCTACGGTGCAATTAAACAACCTAGTTTTAGTTCAAAATTGCATTaacacttcaattttttttataatcattCTGAAGAACAATCAATTTATTACTTAGGTCCATCTGTCTTACTAATGACCTTACCATATGCAGAATTTTGGTTGCTTTCTTGGGATCGTCACCATATGTGATGCTTGTGAATCTCTgtaaagaatttattttaccaatcATTTGATACGTATGACCATTTCTAGTCCTGCCCGGAAAGGCTTCGCCAAGCTGTTTGCTTGGATGgttttagagcatctccaaccatttacactaaactcaaacctattttagtgtaaatgtcacattaaattgtgattttactccaaccatttacactaaattcaaTCTTAAAAGAATAATCTCTATTACCTTTTctattcacaaaatttgaaaaagtgaTTTGGGTTTgttttagtgtaaacctaaagataggtatattttactcaaataCCAAAAATGGGATTAGTTTTGGAGTACCATTGGAGCTAATTTCCTACtccattttaggttttagtgtACCATTGAAGGTGGTCTTAGTTCTTCTCGCATAACAAAACTTGCCGTATTTTTTCCTGGCTATGGAGTCCCTTTGTTAGCACGTTAGATGTATCCCTAGTTTCAAGTTCTGTGTTCCAATATATTCTGAACTCGTGTGTTTCTGACAGAAGAGTTTggaacaaaaaaagaaaaattataatgtcataatttattgtttatattCCTTTCATAGTCGTTGCTTCTTCTgctttgttattttatttttagcctCACCCCTCTTTTTTTGTGCAGATGTAGAACAATCTATCAGGCCTATATTCAAGTGTGTTTACTCGTAAAAGCAGCATGAAGTTAAGATCAAAGAAAGGGTGGAAGTCCATAGTGCCACTCCGTTTGACTGAAAAATCAGCCCGACACTTTTGTTTCTTCTCGAAAGTGAAATCAGATAATGATGGTTCCAAAAGAACTCCAGTGTATCTAAATGTGTATGACTTGACACCCATGAATGGTTATGTCTATTGGGCTGGCCTAGGTATATTTCACTCCGGGGTCGAAGGTATGTTTTGCTCACAATGTTTTTACTACGTTTTTCTATATCCTCATTTGGTTTCTAGCAATTAAGATTATAGTGTGAGGAATTTGTTCCAGTGTGTTGTTTTTCCCTTGTTGCTTGATGCATGACCAGCATGTACttcaaaagaatattctctctGATCCTTCTTGTTCGTAATTCACAGTTCACGgtatagaatatgcatttGGAGCTCACGACTATTCATCTAGTGGTGTCTTTGAGGTCGAACCTCGCCAGTGCCCCGGATTTAAATTTCGAAAGTCCATATCTGTTGGTACGACGTCACTGGATGCAACTCAGGTTAGGGAGTTTATGGAACGTCAAGCTGCAAATTACAACGGTGATACATATCATTTGATTGTAAAGAACTGCAACCATTTCTGCAAGGACATTTGTTACAAGTTAACAGGAAAAAGAATCCCACACTGGGTAAACCGACTAGCCAAATTAGGTAAGTTTTTTGTTGgttaatgtatatttttgcttCATTCTTATAAAGAGAGATTAAATGACTAGAGAATTTTGATGGTGGAGATGAACACAGCTTTTCCAACTCCTTAAAAGTTGTCAAGACTTGAACTTTATAGAAAGACGACCACCTTAGTTTTCCTAGAATTCTCGCTTATTGTATTTCTTGTGCACATAGGTTCGATCTTCAACTGTGTCTTACCTGAGGCCCTTAAAATTACTGCTGTGCAACACGAGCCAAAATACCAAGCGTATGACACCAGTGAGAAAACGAGGCTTAGAAGTACTTTCAGCTGTCTTTCCTCGATTTCCTCAAGGCAGAAGCAGCTTTCCACATCGTCTTTGCTACTACAGTCCCCCTTGAAAGGATGTCTTCGACCGTGGGAACTAAGAAGGTCTGCTAATGGATCGTTCA harbors:
- the LOC125224254 gene encoding deSI-like protein At4g17486; the protein is MKLRSKKGWKSIVPLRLTEKSARHFCFFSKVKSDNDGSKRTPVYLNVYDLTPMNGYVYWAGLGIFHSGVEVHGIEYAFGAHDYSSSGVFEVEPRQCPGFKFRKSISVGTTSLDATQVREFMERQAANYNGDTYHLIVKNCNHFCKDICYKLTGKRIPHWVNRLAKLGSIFNCVLPEALKITAVQHEPKYQAYDTSEKTRLRSTFSCLSSISSRQKQLSTSSLLLQSPLKGCLRPWELRRSANGSFKER